Proteins from one Triticum aestivum cultivar Chinese Spring chromosome 7A, IWGSC CS RefSeq v2.1, whole genome shotgun sequence genomic window:
- the LOC123150907 gene encoding E3 ubiquitin-protein ligase UPL5-like: MDPNVVAISQESNSSSDAIRLTVQSIDGKKTVVVAGPQDTLGEVLGRFVDVGPRRRSDLHAVHECRNLHLEAKINELDLPRGATLHLTRYPDAWSLASQIAAAATTDMDVSNETAELFKRFIHDGEVQIDPLARHLGVPNCSSWTDFEHVTKMLYTRDIVLLVKKFLASAKATNERQAGTAVEYLDVLLRSGVIGVLVRLYSSGSMLHHLRANSAIICLLYPEISGILPRLEVCFLPLWLELCRLIPAASGKGRSDPLYEKCRHRLAAVLSLFERTPSLRMPKMPQEWLIERLIPIAKDATDVIIRYMAAGWAAPDDKLFVFRVLFALVCYFRRREVYAQRKDGPVGAVLSRTAMSLLISVNAFMTRLEGASPSKEQQQQDATHNILPGLATLEQHQQDTVDSIWVVLGQLDMWSVTDCHLAGAIRATCTAHAACLNALVLGTSADRSRCKDIGRIVVKHKDLLGFEVRMHFARAMLPEMDATSSVFMLFDDEPHALEMLIDRSQLLPDSFRYVSEAASHVLHGRLFVEFLDEEALGEGVAREWISLVCRALFDPRHGLFSPCPRDQQRFFLNPASGADPLQLKYFDFAGRMIGLALMHNVPVGVRFDRTLFFQLAGRPLTLDDIADADPSTHASCKKILEMDPDLVDSDALGLTFAREVGVFGSGEVIELLPGGRDIAVDSKNRGQYIELLIQSLFMASTKDQLTHFAKGFSYMLVKPELRKLFFLSLHLKDLDSMLGGRIGAIDVQEWKEYTRYEGGFTQQDDQINWFWEAVASMMVEEQRRLLFFWTSVEYLPFDGFRGLHLGSGLVISKASLKTSEHLPSSSTCFYRLNMPVYTSFSMTLSRLQKITQEHVSNSFGEI, encoded by the exons ATGGATCCCAATGTCGTCGCTATCTCTCAAGAGTCAAACTCCTCGTCTGACGCCATCCGGCTCACGGTACAGAGCATCGACGGCAAGAAGACCGTGGTCGTGGCGGGTCCACAGGACACTTTAGGCGAGGTGCTCGGTCGCTTCGTGGACGTGGGACCCAGGAGAAGAAGCGACCTCCACGCCGTGCACGAGTGTCGGAACCTCCACCTCGAGGCGAAAATCAACGAGCTTGACCTCCCGCGCGGCGCCACTTTGCACTTAACCCGATATCCCGACGCATGGAGCCTCGCATCTCAGATTGCCGCGGCGGCCACAACTGACATGGACGTCTCTAACGAAACTGCCGAGTTGTTCAAGAGGTTCATACATGACGGTGAAGTCCAAATTGATCCACTGGCGCGGCATCTTGGTGTACCCAACTGCTCATCGTGGACCGACTTTGAGCATGTCACCAAGATGCTTTACACCAGGGACATCGTCCTGCTCGTCAAGAAGTTCCTCGCAAGCGCCAAAGCTACCAACGAGAGACAAGCAGGGACGGCCGTGGAGTACCTCGACGTCCTCCTCCGCAGCGGTGTCATCGGGGTTCTGGTCCGCCTCTACTCCTCCGGCTCTATGCTGCATCACTTGAGAGCCAATTCGGCGATCATCTGCCTCCTGTATCCGGAGATAAGCGGCATACTCCCTCGCCTTGAGGTGTGCTTTCTCCCACTCTGGTTGGAGTTATGTCGGTTGATACCCGCCGCCTCCGGCAAAGGCAGAAGCGACCCGCTCTATGAGAAGTGTAGGCACAGGCTGGCGGCGGTGCTCTCTTTGTTCGAGCGGACGCCGTCGCTACGCATGCCGAAGATGCCTCAAGAGTGGTTGATCGAGCGGTTAATACCAATTGCCAAAGATGCGACGGACGTGATCATTCGCTACATGGCAGCAGGGTGGGCGGCCCCGGATGATAAGCTCTTTGTGTTCAGAGTATTGTTTGCACTGGTGTGCTACTTCCGGCGCCGGGAGGTTTACGCACAGCGCAAGGACGGTCCTGTGGGAGCGGTGCTGTCCCGGACGGCGATGTCCCTGCTGATTTCGGTCAATGCATTCATGACGAGGTTGGAGGGAGCCTCGCCGTCGAAGGAGCAACAGCAGCAGGACGCGACTCACAACATCTTGCCGGGTTTGGCGACCTTGGAGCAGCACCAGCAGGATACGGTTGACAGCATCTGGGTGGTGCTAGGCCAACTGGATATGTGGTCCGTGACGGACTGCCACTTGGCCGGCGCCATCCGGGCCACCTGCACGGCGCACGCGGCGTGCCTGAATGCGCTCGTGCTCGGCACCAGCGCCGACAGGAGCCGGTGCAAGGACATCGGCCGGATTGTCGTCAAGCACAAGGACCTCCTCGGGTTCGAGGTGCGGATGCATTTCGCCAGAGCGATGCTGCCGGAAATGGACGCAACGTCGTCGGTGTTCATGCTGTTTGACGATGAGCCTCATGCGCTCGAGATGCTCATTGATCGGTCGCAGCTGCTGCCCGACTCCTTCAGATATGTCTCCGAGGCAGCGAGCCACGTGCTCCATGGCCGCCTGTTCGTGGAGTTCCTGGACGAGGAGGCCCTTGGCGAGGGGGTAGCAAGGGAGTGGATCTCCCTGGTGTGTCGCGCGTTGTTCGACCCGCGGCACGGCCTCTTCTCGCCCTGTCCGCGTGACCAGCAAAGGTTCTTCCTGAATCCAG CATCTGGAGCGGATCCACTGCAGCTGAAGTACTTCGATTTTGCGGGACGGATGATCGGACTGGCCCTGATGCACAATGTCCCGGTGGGGGTTCGGTTTGACCGGACGCTCTTCTTTCAGCTAGCCGGGAGGCCTCTCACCCTGGATGACATTGCAGACGCAGACCCAAGCACGCATGCAAGCTGCAAGAAAATCCTAGAGATGGATCCTGATCTCGTCGATTCAGACGCGCTGGGTCTCACATTTGCGAGGGAAGTTGGGGTATTTGGCTCAGGGGAGGTCATCGAGCTCCTTCCGGGAGGGAGAGATATCGCTGTCGATAGCAAGAACAGAGGCCAGTACATCGAGCTGTTGATCCAAAGTCTCTTCATGGCCAGCACCAAAGATCAACTAACTCATTTCGCTAAGGGGTTTTCCTACATGCTCGTAAAGCCGGAGTTGCGGAAACTTTTCTTCCTGAGCTTGCATTTGAAAGATCTTGACAGTATGCTGGGCGGGCGCATCGGCGCCATTGATGTGCAGGAATGGAAAGAATATACCAGATATGAGGGGGGGTTCACCCAACAAGATGATCAGATCAACTGGTTCTGGGAG GCCGTGGCGAGCATGATGGTTGAAGAGCAGAGACGATTGCTCTTCTTCTGGACCTCTGTCGAGTATTTGCCATTTGACGGTTTCCGTGGGCTACACCTAGGTAGTGGTCTAGTCATATCTAAAGCATCATTGAAGACCTCGGAGCATCTCCCTTCATCGTCCACCTGCTTTTACCGACTGAACATGCCAGTGTATACCTCCTTCTCCATGACGTTGAGCCGGCTACAGAAGATCACCCAGGAGCATGTGAGCAACAGCTTTGGTGAGATCTAA